Genomic DNA from Nitratidesulfovibrio vulgaris str. Hildenborough:
CTCTGCCGCCTTCTGGTGGGTCGCCATGGCCATAGGCTCACTCACCGCCGTAGCGTGGTGGTTTGCGCCGCAGCTGGCACATCTGGCGGCACCCGGCTTCAGCGAGGTGGAATCGGCCCGTCTTGCGCGGTTTCTGCGAATCGTGCTTCCCGCGCAGGCGTGTTTCCTTCCGGGGGCCTGTCTGACGGCCCTGTTGTACCACCGGAGGCAGTTCACCGTTCCCGCGCTGACCCCCCTTGTCTACAACGGCAGCATCATCGCCGGGGGGCTGCTCATGCTCGACCGTGGCATGGAGGGCTTCTGCTGGGGGGTTCTCGGCGGTGCGGCGCTGGGCAGTCTGCTGCTGCCGCTGCTTGCCGTGCGGTCGGGTGGGCTGTCGTTGCGCCCGGTGTTGCGGCATCCGCAATTGCGTCGCTTCGTGCTGCTGGCGCTGCCTCTCATGCTGGGGCAGTCCATCGTGGTGCTGGACGAGCAGTTCGTGCGGGTCTTCGGTTCTATGGCCGGTGAGGGGGCCGTCAGTCTTCTCAACTATGCCCGACGCATCATGCTCGTGCCCGTTGGTGTAGTGGCGCAGGCGGCGGGCGTGGCGTCGTACCCGTTTCTCGCTGCGCTGGCCGCGAAAGGCGACGGTGCGGCCTTTGATGAGACCATGCGGACGGCCCTTCGCAATACGCTGGTGGTCATCCTGCCGCTTGCTCTCTGGATGGCCGCTGCTGCCGAACCCACACTACGCCTGATCTTTCAGGGCGGTGACTTCGCCACGACCGAGACGCTGGCAGCCACGCCGCTGTTGCAAATCATGTTGTGCGGCGTGGCCTTCTGGGCGGTGCAGCAGGTTGTCGGCCGGGGATTCTATGCGCGGCAGGATACGGTGACGCCTGCAGTGGTCGGCACTGTCGCCAC
This window encodes:
- the murJ gene encoding murein biosynthesis integral membrane protein MurJ codes for the protein MRLFTRVQHMGAAALLLAVSIFLSRFMGLVRDKVISWHFGASAEADIYFAAFVIPDFLNYLLAGGYFSITLIPLLAAAFERDADDGWRFFSAAFWWVAMAIGSLTAVAWWFAPQLAHLAAPGFSEVESARLARFLRIVLPAQACFLPGACLTALLYHRRQFTVPALTPLVYNGSIIAGGLLMLDRGMEGFCWGVLGGAALGSLLLPLLAVRSGGLSLRPVLRHPQLRRFVLLALPLMLGQSIVVLDEQFVRVFGSMAGEGAVSLLNYARRIMLVPVGVVAQAAGVASYPFLAALAAKGDGAAFDETMRTALRNTLVVILPLALWMAAAAEPTLRLIFQGGDFATTETLAATPLLQIMLCGVAFWAVQQVVGRGFYARQDTVTPAVVGTVATLTTLPLYVIGAKSLGATGVALAGTCGVVVYTVLLTLVWRRRHGGGGLEGSLGAALRSLAVCVPAMAGAWFCATSLPAWARAIVPLPPAIEALGALGVSGGVFGVVYLALACRFAPDVAAPVVGRVRGVLKRLTGRG